TAGATTACATCCAAATCTCACAAATACTACCAAAACTCTCTCTCAAATTGACTTACAGATAGCTAGAAAGATAGATAGCAAGATAGATAGATAGGTATATAGATGGATGAGATGAGATTGACATATCAGTCATAGCGCTCAAAGAAACGGACCCACTTGGCCCTAGTTGCTGGATGAGGAGCCATGACTGCCCTCATCCTTGCCCACCTAATGATCTCCATGAATGACCTTCCCCTGCCGCCAGTGAAAACCAGCTCTAGTTCTTCATCATTGCACTTCTCCAGTACCATGTCGGAGAGTCGGCGGTTGAACTCCTCTTGCTGCTCATCCTGGGTCGCCTCTAGTGCCCTCtacctgcgcctcctcctcctcctctgtgctgctgctgctgtcctaACCTCCACAGCCTCCCCCTCTTCCTCTGTGACATCTCCCATGTCAGGATCCATCTGTGGGTTTCTTTTGGGTGGCGGCTAGTGGAGTAACTGGGAaagggtgggggtggggaggggttTATATTGACAGATGGATGGGGTTGGGTTTAGTAGGCCTAGGGTTGCATTTGGTCAAAGACTAGTGGGCCACTAAGCCCAATTACCCACACAAATAATATTAGTAGGCTAACAAATAACATATAAAAGATATAAGATCAAGTTGAACACTTAATAGCATACATTCTACATTTCCACAACTTAGTAGCATAAGAGATCCATTTCCACTACTTAATAGCATAGGAGATCCATTACAACACTTAATACCATAGGTGATCCATTACAACTTAACAACATAGGAAATAAGGTTCTTGCACTAGGTTAAACTTCACATTCCCCCAAAATGTACACTCATAATCACTTGCAGTCATGTCAGGCCACATCCTTATATAAAGGCCTTTGGATGTACTTACTTCACCAACATATCACAACAAGTTCAAGACTCAAGGATGGCCTTGATTTGCTCTAACTTCTCCTTGCTGCCATACCCTTCTTTCAGTAGCTCAGCAACAAAAAGCTcaagctttgccttctccttcttaagAACATCTCTGTCAACTTCAACAGCCTTCATAGCCTTCCTGGTGTTCTTGATGATATCAGCTTGGCTCTGCAAAATACACCTCTGCTCTTTTGCAAGTTTGAGCTTTTCCATCTGCACCTCCAACATAGCTTTCTCCTctagctccttcttcttcttctcaagttCTTCCTCCTCCACTTGTTTCTGGTACACCTTCTTGTCCACCCTACCATCCTGCCAATCAAACATcttggatacatcatcaacaagcttGGTGTACTCAATGCAAAGCTTGTCATCTTCAGTCCTAAGCTTGGCCAACTCCCTTTCATGTTCACTCTTAAGCCTGGCCAACTCCTTCTCAAACTTCTCCTTGTCCTGTACCCTTCCAAAGTTCTGCTCATGGAACATCTCCCATAGTTTGCACAAACATCTCTGAAGAACAGTTGGCCAAGGCCCATCAACCCACTCTACAACACCACAATTCACACCATTTTCCTGCATTTGTAAATGTGATAAGACTATGGCCCCACTCTACAACCTACTTGATAAACTTGAGATTTTCTAACTATGAATAACATAAATGAGATATAATAAGTTATTACAATGCCATGATTAAGTTACCAAAGTGACAAAAATACATATGTGACTGTCATATCAAACAAAATGCTGCATCATATCAAACATCACTGAACATCCATAACAGAAAACTTAATGGGCATCTAACCTGGACTGGGCAGCCATAGAAACGCCTTCCTGTTACAGGCCCTTCAAAAGCAACACGCTTAATAGGCCTCAGTTGGTGCAGAATGCACTTGGGATGAGCAAGCTCAAGTTGGCCATAGAAAAGGGGCTCCACAGTGGTGTCTGGTTCCTCCTGCAACCATAATAACCAACAAACACTGGTTTCAATCTCCACTCAATACCAGAATCAACAAGCACTGTTCTTTAAACCTGATCACTAAAAAATCTCCAAATCAGCATGAACCCTAACACTGTACAGAGATGAACCCTAGGTTACCTCAATCCTACAATCAAACCCCACCCTCACTAATCAAGAACGGTATCACACACACAACAACAACACTACACTCAGCAACATCCATGGCTGTAGCCTAGGGCTACTagcacctaaccctaaccctaggtggCAAAGAACTTACCATAAGTCCCATGTCCATGCTGACAACCTCGCACTCCTCCGAGCTGGTTTCCTCGTCGTTCCAGGAAGGCATTGCGGCAAGGAGGTCGACGGCCACCGGCCTCgaagacggcgagcggcggcgagctcGTACTGGAGTAGGGGAGTGAGCGAGCGAGCACGAGAGAGTGTGCGAGCGGGTGCGCCCGACCGACCGAGCGGGTATATTTACCCCAGTTCCGACCGGGCCGGTCGGCTAACGGCCGTTAACGGCCGTGCCGTGAGCGCGCGTGGCCACGTGGGCTGACAGATGGGCCTAGTCCGTCAGGAAACGGGTTAAATCGCTAGTCAC
This DNA window, taken from Triticum aestivum cultivar Chinese Spring chromosome 1D, IWGSC CS RefSeq v2.1, whole genome shotgun sequence, encodes the following:
- the LOC123157328 gene encoding uncharacterized protein, whose protein sequence is MPSWNDEETSSEECEVVSMDMGLMEEPDTTVEPLFYGQLELAHPKCILHQLRPIKRVAFEGPVTGRRFYGCPVQENGVNCGVVEWVDGPWPTVLQRCLCKLWEMFHEQNFGRVQDKEKFEKELARLKSEHERELAKLRTEDDKLCIEYTKLVDDVSKMFDWQDGRVDKKVYQKQVEEEELEKKKKELEEKAMLEVQMEKLKLAKEQRCILQSQADIIKNTRKAMKAVEVDRDVLKKEKAKLELFVAELLKEGYGSKEKLEQIKAILES